ATCAATAATTATAAAATCAGTATTAACTAGAATATCCTCGATAGCATAAATTTTTTACTCTCGCCGGATGAAAAAGGTACTTTTTCAAAATTTATAATTTCTTGCGCTAATCCATGTTCAATTTTATTTACTTTTTCTAATAAGCCAACTTTATTCAAAGCATCCGTAATATCAAGATGAGTTACTGATTGGTTATCCAATTTTAAATTATCCAGAATTGTTCCAGTAAAAAATCGTGCTGTTGCTGGAGAAAAATGTATTTTTGATCTAATATCACTTTGACCAAAATTAGCTAATTCTAGATTGTTAATTTCTATTGAACCTTGATGTATTGTCTGTAGTCCAGCAAGGGCATTAAACAATGTAGATTTTCCTGATCCCGGTTTACCATAGATAAAACTATTGTTTTGGCGATCTAAGGTAACATTTAAGTTATCCAATACCATTTCTCTTGAATTGAAACTTATCGATACCGATTTTACGGTAATATTATCTACTCTTTCAAGTGGTAAGCTGGTGGTATGTTCTAATGGTAATTTAGAAAAATTTTCTAAATTAGAAAATAGCATTTTTAATCGATAAAAATTAAATAATAGGCCGGTAATTTTTGATGTTGAAACAGCTCTTGAAGTAAACATGGAGCAGGCGGCTAATTGTCCAATAGTCAGAGTACCTTCAAGAATTTGTACAGCTCCGATTGATACCACAGCGATTAAAGATCCAAACATTATTAAGGTTGAAACATGATTAATACAAGCAAAAATTGTGTTATAATGTAGCCGGTTAGTACCTTTAACCTCTGCTTTTATTTCTTTATTACAAAAATAATTCTCCATATTTGCTAACTTAATAAAGTTGATAGATTGCATTATTTCTGTTTGGATGTGTTTTTTTTCAAAGGTTTTTTCGGTAGAAAGGTGGACAAAGTTTTTTATTGTTGATTGATAAAATAAATTAATTATCACTACAATTGATATAGCTATAATCGTTACATACACCAGATTACCACCGATAAAATAGATCATGAAGATAAACAGCAACATAAAGGGTACGTCAATTACGGCTATTATATGTAATAATCCCATAAACCTAGTCAAGGATTGGCCATCGCTAATAACTTGCGACAAAAATGAATTAACTTCTGGCGTACTACTTGCCTTGACATGTATTAGTCTATTGGTAAAAAATTCATCTACTTGTTCCTCCAACTCTTCAATATTTTCACCTATAAGAAAAGTTAGAGCTGCTCGATTAATAAACCAAATTAATAAAAATACGATTGCAACGAAAAGTAACCATACTAAATTGCTGATAAAGCCATTAGGTAGTACTTTATCAAATACATTCATGTCAAAAAGAGGTACGATAAAGGCAAGGAGGTTGGTGATCAGACCACCAATGAAAATATATACCCCATTTTTGCTAAATAATTGGCGTATAAACCAATTAAAAGTAATTTGCTCTGGTAATGTTGTTATGTGTGCGTGTGCTTGTTTTTGAGGGCAGAAGGTCAGTGTGAATAGTAGTATATTTTTATTATTAATAGTTAGTATGTCGTTATAGTTACAGATCCTTGATTCAGCATTATCTACTGTATTATAAAGTAAATAACTTTCGTTTTCCTGAGCTACGATATCTTTGATATTAGTAATTTCTGTAATATTAAAATGTAAACTTGCTAATCTTAATTTTAATTCTTCCAGGCTAATATCTTCAGCTGATAATTTTTTTTTGATATACTCAACACCATGATTATCTAAATCATATTGTTGTTTTAATTGTGTTATAATATTAAAAAATACTTCCTTGTTCACATTATCTTCCTTATTCATTAGTTATTAAAGATGATTAGTGGTGATCATCGATAAAATTTGCATCTCCATCAGCTCCATCGTCTATTATTGGAGTAATATGATCTTCTATTGGTGTTATCAAGTCTTCTTGCGGTATAAAATCGATAGAAGAAATATCATTTTGATGAATATTGTTAGAAAAATTATCTAGCGTTACCCGAATTGAAGATAGATTTATTGTGCTAATATCTGTGATAGGTGAGGTAAATACTATCGTATGTGAGCTCTCTCCTGCCTGGAATATAATTTGTCCATTATTTAGCTCGGTATCACCGGAATATATCTGATAATTCATTGATGCCTCACCAGAATTATTAGTAATTGTCTGATTAAGCGTGACCATAAATTCTAACTGCATGTTGCCATTATCTATTGATTGTGAATATATATTGGCAGTGTGACCTGGATCTATCGGGAATCCTGTTACCTCAATATCTCCGGTGGCAGTTATATGATATGCATCACCATATGGAGCCTCAT
The genomic region above belongs to Candidatus Trichorickettsia mobilis and contains:
- a CDS encoding ATP-binding cassette domain-containing protein; the protein is MNKEVFFNIITQLKQQYDLDNHGVEYIKKKLSAEDISLEELKLRLASLHFNITEITNIKDIVAQENESYLLYNTVDNAESRICNYNDILTINNKNILLFTLTFCPQKQAHAHITTLPEQITFNWFIRQLFSKNGVYIFIGGLITNLLAFIVPLFDMNVFDKVLPNGFISNLVWLLFVAIVFLLIWFINRAALTFLIGENIEELEEQVDEFFTNRLIHVKASSTPEVNSFLSQVISDGQSLTRFMGLLHIIAVIDVPFMLLFIFMIYFIGGNLVYVTIIAISIVVIINLFYQSTIKNFVHLSTEKTFEKKHIQTEIMQSINFIKLANMENYFCNKEIKAEVKGTNRLHYNTIFACINHVSTLIMFGSLIAVVSIGAVQILEGTLTIGQLAACSMFTSRAVSTSKITGLLFNFYRLKMLFSNLENFSKLPLEHTTSLPLERVDNITVKSVSISFNSREMVLDNLNVTLDRQNNSFIYGKPGSGKSTLFNALAGLQTIHQGSIEINNLELANFGQSDIRSKIHFSPATARFFTGTILDNLKLDNQSVTHLDITDALNKVGLLEKVNKIEHGLAQEIINFEKVPFSSGESKKFMLSRIF